The genomic window ATAATGCTCGACCTCATCATCGGCAGACCTGTTGATGAAGCAAAGAGGCTCTGCGAGCTGTTTGAGAAGATGATAAGCGGTGAGATATCAGAGGACGAGCTTGACGAGCTCGAAGAAGCGGCGGCGCTGCAGAACATTTCAAAAATGCCTGCAAGGGTGAAATGTGCTCTGCTCGGGTGGAAGACACTCAGAAAGCTGCTTGACGACAACACCTGAAAGGAGAGGACAATGAAGATCTCAACAAGAGTGGAATACGGTCTTATAGCACTAACAGACATAGCTATAAACTGTGAGGACGGCAGCACTGTTTCCTCGGCTGACATTGCACAGCGGCAGAACATCTCGCAAAAATACCTCGAACAGATAATCATGGGGCTGCGGCAGGGCGGCTTTGTAAGAGGTCACAAGGGCTCCCGTGGGGGATATATGCTCTCACGCCCGGCCGGCAAGATCTATCTCTCGGAGATACTCAACGCACTTGATAACAGCATTCTTGCAGACGTGCGTGACGAGGACGACGAGGGCGGCAGCGACATCAGAACATCAGTTGACAGCTGCGTGTGGAACAAGCTAAACGGCTATTTGCGCACCTTCACCGGCAACCTGACCCTTGCCGACCTGATAGTCCAGTGCAAGCGTCCGCCTGATGAGGCTGACAAGGACTATATGTATTATATCTGATAATGATTTAGGCAACACCGCACAAAGACCGCCTTAAGGCACTTATGTCAAACTGAACTGACATAGGTGCCTTTGTTTTTTATTTAGTGGCAGGCTTTATGCTGAGAGTCACAAAGAAAGTGTTGCGATTTGTAAAATGCAGCACGCCGCAAAATATCACAGCCGCCTTACTGCTTCAATGCGG from Ruminococcus sp. NK3A76 includes these protein-coding regions:
- the sufU gene encoding Fe-S cluster assembly sulfur transfer protein SufU encodes the protein MADNIYNDILIDHNLHPMHLHELSCATCSNAGLNPTCGDQLTLNLKLSDGVIEEGSFTGVGCAISQASTDIMLDLIIGRPVDEAKRLCELFEKMISGEISEDELDELEEAAALQNISKMPARVKCALLGWKTLRKLLDDNT
- a CDS encoding Rrf2 family transcriptional regulator, producing the protein MKISTRVEYGLIALTDIAINCEDGSTVSSADIAQRQNISQKYLEQIIMGLRQGGFVRGHKGSRGGYMLSRPAGKIYLSEILNALDNSILADVRDEDDEGGSDIRTSVDSCVWNKLNGYLRTFTGNLTLADLIVQCKRPPDEADKDYMYYI